The Sporomusa termitida genome has a window encoding:
- a CDS encoding amino acid permease, giving the protein MIALGGAIGTGLFYGSASMVQMAGPAITLAYLLGGSVIFFIMRALGEMAVEHPVSGSFSQYAYQYWGELPGFIAGWNYWFNYVIVQMVELSVVGIYINYWYPGIPTWVSALVCLIVVTFINTINVKAFGETEFWFAIIKVLAIIGMIVFGLAMILFGVGNGGQPVGISNLWVHGGFFPNGLQGVVLSLVLVMFSFGGVELVGITAGEAENPHKTIPAAINQIVWRILLFYIGALTVILMIFPWNQIGATGSPFVQIFSYVGIPAAAHLLNFVVLTAAVSAYNSALYSNGRMLYGLAKQGNAPRMLAKLNSAGTPVNAVLVSTGFTLITVLLSYLNPEKVFLYLMAVATISIIINWATIVLVQLKFRQAQEQAAKTPAFKMPLYPLASYVSLAFLTGVVGIMAYMPDLRFSVYIAPVWLLCLYIGYKVKNSAP; this is encoded by the coding sequence ATGATTGCGCTGGGCGGGGCGATTGGCACCGGCCTGTTTTACGGTTCAGCCTCAATGGTGCAAATGGCCGGCCCGGCGATCACGCTGGCGTATTTACTGGGCGGCAGCGTGATCTTTTTTATCATGCGGGCCTTAGGCGAGATGGCGGTCGAGCATCCTGTTTCCGGCTCCTTCAGTCAGTACGCGTATCAATACTGGGGCGAGCTGCCGGGGTTTATTGCCGGCTGGAATTATTGGTTTAATTATGTAATTGTACAGATGGTGGAATTATCGGTGGTGGGTATCTATATTAATTACTGGTATCCCGGTATTCCCACCTGGGTGTCGGCGCTGGTCTGTTTAATTGTGGTGACCTTTATTAATACCATTAATGTAAAGGCTTTTGGGGAAACTGAGTTTTGGTTTGCCATTATTAAGGTTCTGGCCATTATCGGCATGATTGTGTTTGGCCTGGCGATGATCCTGTTTGGGGTAGGCAACGGCGGCCAGCCTGTGGGGATCAGCAATTTATGGGTCCATGGCGGTTTTTTCCCAAATGGCTTGCAGGGGGTTGTTTTGTCGCTGGTGCTGGTTATGTTTTCCTTCGGCGGCGTAGAGCTGGTCGGAATTACGGCCGGCGAAGCGGAAAACCCGCACAAGACGATTCCCGCCGCCATCAATCAGATCGTATGGCGTATTCTGCTGTTTTATATAGGGGCGCTGACGGTTATTTTGATGATTTTCCCCTGGAATCAGATTGGCGCAACCGGCAGCCCCTTTGTGCAGATATTTTCCTATGTGGGCATTCCGGCCGCGGCCCATTTACTGAACTTCGTGGTCCTTACCGCCGCCGTATCGGCCTATAACAGTGCCCTGTACAGTAATGGCCGGATGCTGTACGGGCTGGCCAAACAGGGAAATGCCCCGAGAATGCTGGCTAAGCTGAATTCGGCAGGAACGCCGGTCAATGCTGTTTTGGTTTCCACAGGGTTTACCCTGATTACCGTGCTGCTGAGCTACCTTAATCCGGAAAAGGTCTTTTTATATTTGATGGCTGTGGCCACGATATCTATTATTATTAACTGGGCGACCATTGTGCTTGTTCAGCTGAAATTCCGCCAAGCCCAGGAGCAGGCCGCTAAGACGCCGGCGTTCAAGATGCCCTTGTATCCGCTGGCCTCTTATGTGAGTCTGGCATTTTTGACCGGCGTTGTCGGCATTATGGCCTATATGCCTGATTTGCGTTTTTCCGTATATATTGCCCCCGTCTGGCTGCTGTGCCTGTATATCGGTTATAAAGTAAAGAACTCGGCGCCGTAA
- a CDS encoding Bug family tripartite tricarboxylate transporter substrate binding protein: protein MEKVAIPVPHEKYPERPITVIVPYNAGGGLDLTARSLEKLAVKHLGQPLAIVNKPGGAGALGWNELAGSPLDGYTVGATSNELILLSLYGTGKYNYATALSPIMQVTAVPLLLAVQTDQPWQTLSDLIEHARKHPGQLKFGNVGTGSFAHVLCEMLNQSAGINIEQVPFSGAGETIPALLGGHIQLIFVSPVPIKEHVKNGTVKILAITGEHRMADPVFAHVPTFKELGIDITIDNWHGIAVPKETPVAIKNKLAEGFKAIVNDPEFKENMEKVGNQVEYLGPQESTDKWIADSQKLQKTLQESGILEQIKTQKK from the coding sequence GTGGAAAAGGTAGCAATACCTGTTCCGCATGAAAAATATCCCGAGCGGCCTATTACTGTAATTGTTCCATACAATGCTGGGGGCGGATTGGACCTGACAGCAAGGTCATTAGAAAAATTAGCTGTTAAGCATCTAGGACAGCCATTGGCCATTGTTAATAAGCCGGGGGGGGCCGGGGCTCTTGGTTGGAACGAACTGGCAGGATCACCTTTAGATGGATACACCGTTGGTGCAACTTCTAATGAACTAATATTGCTATCGCTCTACGGCACAGGAAAATACAACTATGCAACCGCATTAAGCCCAATTATGCAGGTAACAGCAGTACCACTGCTGCTGGCAGTACAAACCGATCAACCCTGGCAAACACTAAGTGACCTGATTGAACATGCTCGAAAGCACCCAGGACAATTAAAGTTTGGGAATGTAGGCACAGGCTCATTTGCTCATGTTCTATGTGAGATGCTTAATCAATCTGCGGGTATTAATATTGAGCAAGTTCCTTTCTCCGGGGCAGGTGAGACGATACCGGCATTATTAGGCGGTCATATTCAGCTTATTTTTGTTAGTCCTGTACCCATCAAAGAGCATGTAAAAAATGGCACAGTAAAAATTTTGGCCATAACCGGTGAACACCGTATGGCTGATCCAGTGTTTGCTCATGTACCAACTTTTAAAGAGTTAGGCATTGATATCACTATCGACAACTGGCATGGAATCGCAGTCCCAAAAGAGACGCCGGTTGCGATAAAAAATAAGCTGGCGGAGGGGTTCAAGGCTATCGTAAATGATCCCGAATTTAAGGAGAACATGGAGAAGGTCGGAAATCAGGTCGAGTACCTAGGCCCCCAGGAGTCAACAGATAAATGGATTGCTGATAGCCAAAAGCTACAGAAAACACTGCAGGAAAGCGGTATATTAGAGCAGATTAAAACCCAGAAAAAATAA